The Miscanthus floridulus cultivar M001 chromosome 17, ASM1932011v1, whole genome shotgun sequence genome has a window encoding:
- the LOC136518158 gene encoding universal stress protein PHOS32-like, with protein MATHPASPTAGAGGDRSPSGPPPVRLSAAQAVAIQPTSPRYFFSSLAAASAAASYPHRRIGIAVDLSDESAFAVKWAVQNYLRPGDAVVLLHVCPTSVLYGADWGSIPVSVDDDPDADIAEGAARAAAAEEEPEEAKKKREEEFDAFTSTKAQDLAQPLVGAQIPFKIHIVKDHDMKERLCLEAERLGLSAMIMGSRGFGASRRAGKGRLGSVSDYCVHHCVCPVVVVRYPDDAFGDELRTVPENEPVYHEAPEAQKEK; from the exons ATGGCGACGCACCCGGCCTCCCCGACCGCCGGCGCTGGTGGCGACAGGTCGCCGTCCGGCCCGCCGCCGGTGCGCCTGTCCGCGGCGCAGGCGGTGGCGATCCAGCCCACCTCGCCGCGGTACTTCTTCTCCTCGctggccgccgcctccgccgcggcgTCCTACCCGCACCGCCGCATCGGCATCGCCGTCGACCTCTCCGACGAGTCCGCCTTCGCCGTCAAGTGGGCCGTCCAGAACTACCTCCGCCCCGGGGACGCCGTCGTGCTGCTCCATGTCTGCCCCACCTCCGTGCTCTACGGCGCCGACTGGGGCTCCATCCCGGTCTCCGTCGACGACGACCCCGACGCCGACATCGCCGAGGGCGCGGCGCGCGCCGCGGCCgccgaggaggagcccgaggaggcCAAGAAGAAGCGGGAGGAGGAGTTCGACGCCTTCACGTCCACCAAGGCGCAGGACCTTGCGCAGCCGCTCGTCGGCGCGCAGATCCCCTTCAAGATCCACATCGTCAAAGACCACGACATGAAGGAGCGCCTCTGCCTCGAGGCCGAGCGACTCGGCCTGTCCGCCATGATCATGGGCAGCCGGGGATTCGGTGCCTCGCGCAGGGCCGGGAAAGGGAGGCTTGGGAGCGTCAGTGACTACTGCGTGCACCACTGCGTCTGCCCCGTTGTGGTTGTTCGCTACCCAGATGATGCTTTCGGGGATGAGCTGCGAACGGTGCCTGAAAATGAACCTGTGTATCATGAGGCGCCGGAGGCGCAGAAAG AAAAATGA
- the LOC136519074 gene encoding uncharacterized protein, whose product MATKPYFLLGDTHATSLAAFDSGVGIFKSSALETAAAPAAATAATDSALVSPELGVAAVARPRLRRDSPGSGKKKQQHQEEGGGVVGAKKPPQRGLGVAELERLRCGGDPLLELSAVVGDAAAGAQGQGHPLLHYHHHHGHLQMPAASAFEAAAGGRYCSQLLAPAPPPPPPGPVCVLHPPAAAGCQRAPPVAPEQQYCRNRWSRMGGFSTAGGGADHQSQSQLLPATLAPEHPSSQNTIWRPAVSSSSCLHTGHRCDICSRRMRALAENGGALAPTPPDYSIYDLATAMATARQGDAFLARERKQGPAEAEAPAKKDVREIEFFPAASAHHTSGGGRVFVPNESELTAPFSSTYGAAASHTAPQLDLSLRL is encoded by the exons ATGGCGACCAAGCCCTACTTCCTCTTGGGGGACACGCACGCCACCTCCCTCGCGGCCTTCGACTCCGGCGTCGGCATCTTCAAGTCGAGCGCTCTGGAGACAGCGGCGGCGCCGGCCGCTGCGACAGCCGCGACGGACTCGGCGCTGGTCTCGCCGGAGCTCGGCGTCGCTGCGGTGGCGCGGCCGCGTCTGCGCCGGGACTCCCCCGGGTCcgggaagaagaagcagcagcatcAGGAGGAGGGCGGTGGTGTCGTCGGGGCCAAGAAGCCGCCGCAGCGCGGGCTCGGCGTGGCGGAGCTCGAGCGACTCCGTTGCGGGGGCGACCCGCTGCTCGAGCTCTCCGCCGTGGTCGGGGACGCTGCCGCCGGCGCGCAGGGACAGGGCCACCCGCTGCTCCACTATCATCACCACCACGGCCACCTGCAGATGCCGGCCGCCTCGGCGTTCGAAGCAGCCGCAGGCGGGCGCTACTGCTCGCAGCTGCTGGCCCcggcgcctccgccgccgccaccgggcccAGTCTGCGTCCTCCACCCGCCCGCGGCGGCCGGGTGCCAGAGGGCGCCGCCCGTGGCGCCGGAGCAGCAGTACTGCAGGAACCGGTGGAGCCGCATGGGGGGCTTCTCCACGGCgggcggtggcgctgaccaccAGTCCCAGTCCCAGCTGCTGCCGGCGACACTGGCGCCAGAGCACCCTTCAAGCCAAAACACCATCTGGCGTCCTGctgtgtcctcctcctcctgcctcCACACCGGCCACCGCTGCGACATCTGCTCCAGG AGGATGAGAGCCTTGGCAGAGAATGGAGGAGCACTGGCACCGACGCCTCCAGACTACTCCATCTACGATCTTGCTACAGCCATGGCCACCGCTCGCCAG GGAGACGCGTTCTTGGCGAGGGAGAGGAAGCAAGGACCGGCGGAGGCCGAGGCGCCCGCGAAGAAGGATGTGAGGGAGATCGAGTTCTTCCCGGCGGCGAGCGCGCACCACACCAGCGGGGGCGGCCGAGTCTTCGTCCCCAACGAGTCGGAGCTCACGGCGCCCTTCTCCTCCACGTACGGCGCCGCCGCCAGCCACACCGCACCGCAGCTTGACCTGTCACTGAGGCTGTAG